Proteins encoded in a region of the Onychostoma macrolepis isolate SWU-2019 chromosome 20, ASM1243209v1, whole genome shotgun sequence genome:
- the prg4b gene encoding proteoglycan 4b isoform X2, protein MATYLSLLLLFACASTGSSDPNSCRGRCGEGYYRGSLCQCDYECLSLNECCTDFAQLCTTKDSCKGRCGEPFHRGNPCHCDIDCFSFNQCCPDYENMCLVEDTALKPRKTATAAQRTANLCLNIKNKKSTETSNEEMTNDEGMGEELTIPEDENASSMLPADENPTEGPSSTAPTEGPTSTAPTEGPSRTEPTEGPTSTAPTEGPSSAEPTEGPPSTAPTEIPLSAEPTEGPSSAEPTEGPPSTAPTEIPLSAEPTEGPSSAEPTEGPPSTAPTEIPLSAEPTEGPSSAEPTEGPPSTAPTEVPLSTEPTEVPLSAAPTEGPTSTAPTEGPSSAETTEVPSSAEPTEGPPSTAPTEAPLNVEPTEGPSSAAQTEGSPSTAPTEGPSSAAPTEGPSNSEPTEGPSSSMPTESPTSTAPTEVTSSAVPTEHSVTEMTTKAQNEDPKELSHKDPKATPVPKKTPSAPAPVKPTIKPIKPSIDKNDKSEPKEPLKDPSGIVPVKPAEKPLNPSSDKNGKTDSIKDYQADDYDTNLCSGRPVSGLTTLRNGTIVVFRGHYFWTLDKQRNPDPPQLIKKVWGIPSPIDTVYTRCNCQGKTYFFKGRNYWRFENGMMDPGFPKSISQGFGQIGHITAALSIPEYRSRKESVIFFKRGGIAQKYTYQVTPNCGKKPRIPVFTVRTRARRQAGAALGQVISISKTWRGFPTMVTSAVSVPSRVKEGYKYYVFSQNKYYSMKMEREKPVILKPVIGPKENSATSFFKCPETQKN, encoded by the exons ATGGCCACATATCTGTCCTTACTGCTGCTGTTTGCATGTGCCTCCACAGGCTCTTCAGATCCAA ATAGCTGTAGGGGTCGTTGTGGAGAAGGCTactacagaggaagtttgtgcCAGTGTGACTACGAGTGTCTGAGCTTAAATGAGTGCTGTACAGACTTTGCGCAGTTGTGTACTACAA AGGACTCATGCAAAGGACGCTGTGGGGAGCCTTTTCATAGGGGCAATCCATGTCACTGTGATATTGACTGTTTCTCATTCAATCAGTGCTGCCCTGATTATGAGAACATGTGCTTGGTGGAAG ATACTGCCTTAAAACCAAGAAAAACTGCCACCGCAGCTCAAAGGACTGCTAACTTATGCCTAAacataaagaataaaaaatctACAG aaaCCTCTAATGAGGAGATGACCAATGATGAAGGGATGGGAG AAGAGTTAACAATCCCTGAGGATGAAA ATGCAAGCAGCATGCTCCCTGCTGATGAGAACCCAACAGAAGGTCCATCAAGCACAGCACCAACAGAGGGTCCTACTAGCACAGCACCAACAGAAGGTCCATCAAGAACAGAACCAACAGAGGGTCCTACTAGCACAGCACCAACAGAAGGTCCATCAAGCGCAGAACCAACAGAAGGTCCTCCGAGCACAGCACCAACAGAAATTCCATTAAGCGCAGAACCAACAGAGGGTCCGTCAAGTGCAGAACCAACAGAAGGTCCTCCAAGCACAGCACCAACAGAAATTCCATTAAGCGCAGAACCAACAGAGGGTCCGTCAAGTGCAGAACCAACAGAAGGTCCTCCAAGCACAGCACCAACAGAAATTCCATTAAGCGCAGAACCAACAGAGGGTCCGTCAAGTGCAGAACCAACAGAAGGTCCTCCAAGCACAGCACCAACAGAAGTTCCATTAAGCACAGAACCAACAGAAGTTCCATTAAGCGCAGCACCAACAGAGGGTCCTACTAGCACAGCACCAACAGAAGGTCCATCAAGCGCAGAAACAACTGAAGTTCCATCAAGCGCGGAACCAACAGAAGGTCCTCCGAGCACAGCACCAACAGAAGCTCCATTAAACGTAGAACCAACAGAGGGTCCATCAAGCGCAGCACAAACAGAAGGTTCTCCAAGCACAGCACCAACAGAAGGTCCATCAAGCGCAGCACCAACAGAAGGTCCATCAAACTCAGAACCAACAGAAGGTCCTTCAAGCTCAATGCCAACAGAGAGTCCTACTAGCACCGCACCAACAGAAGTTACTTCAAGTGCAGTACCAACAGAACATTCCGTCACTGAAATGACTACCAAGGCACAGAATGAAGACCCAAAGGAATTATCTCACAAGGATCCTAAAGCTACCCCTGTCCCAAAGAAGACGCCATCCGCTCCTGCTCCAgtgaaaccaacaataaaacccattaaaCCTAGCATAGACAAGAATGACAAATCCGAACCAAAAGAACCTCTCAAGGATCCTAGTGGCATTGTTCCAGTCAAACCAGCGGAAAAACCTCTTAACCCTAGCTCAGACAAGAATGGCAAAACAGATAGTATTAAAGATTATCAAGCTG atGATTATGACACTAACCTCTGCAGTGGGCGTCCAGTCAGTGGTTTGACTACTCTCAGAAATGGTACCATTGTGGTGTTCAGAG GACATTATTTTTGGACACTGGACAAACAGAGAAATCCTGATCCTCCTCAGTTAATTAAAAAGGTGTGGGGAATCCCATCTCCCATCGACACGGTTTACACCCGCTGCAACTGCCAGGGCAAAACCTACTTCTTCAAG GGAAGGAACTACTGGAGGTTTGAGAACGGTATGATGGATCCTGGCTTTCCCAAATCCATCAGCCAGGGCTTCGGACAGATTGGCCATATCACAGCTGCTTTATCTATACCAGAGTACAGAAGCAGAAAAGAGTCTGTAATCTTCTTCAAAAGAG GTGGAATAGCACAAAAGTACACATACCAGGTTACTCCAAACTGTGGGAAAAAGCCAAGAATTCCTGTCTTTACAGTGAGGACGAGAGCCAGACGacaagctg GTGCAGCTCTGGGGCAAGTGATCAGTATCTCAAAGACCTGGAGAGGATTTCCGACCATGGTGACCTCAGCCGTGTCTGTTCCCTCAAGGGTGAAAGAGGGATACAAGTATTACGTATTCTCTCAAA ACAAATATTACAGCATGAAAATGGAAAGAGAAAAACCAGTGATCCTAAAACCTGTTATTGGTCCAAAGGAAAACTCCGCAACCAGCTTCTTTAAATGCCCAGAAACCCAGAAAAACTGA
- the prg4b gene encoding proteoglycan 4b isoform X4, with protein MATYLSLLLLFACASTGSSDPNSCRGRCGEGYYRGSLCQCDYECLSLNECCTDFAQLCTTKDSCKGRCGEPFHRGNPCHCDIDCFSFNQCCPDYENMCLVEETSNEEMTNDEGMGEELTIPEDENASSMLPADENPTEGPSSTAPTEGPTSTAPTEGPSRTEPTEGPTSTAPTEGPSSAEPTEGPPSTAPTEIPLSAEPTEGPSSAEPTEGPPSTAPTEIPLSAEPTEGPSSAEPTEGPPSTAPTEIPLSAEPTEGPSSAEPTEGPPSTAPTEVPLSTEPTEVPLSAAPTEGPTSTAPTEGPSSAETTEVPSSAEPTEGPPSTAPTEAPLNVEPTEGPSSAAQTEGSPSTAPTEGPSSAAPTEGPSNSEPTEGPSSSMPTESPTSTAPTEVTSSAVPTEHSVTEMTTKAQNEDPKELSHKDPKATPVPKKTPSAPAPVKPTIKPIKPSIDKNDKSEPKEPLKDPSGIVPVKPAEKPLNPSSDKNGKTDSIKDYQADDYDTNLCSGRPVSGLTTLRNGTIVVFRGHYFWTLDKQRNPDPPQLIKKVWGIPSPIDTVYTRCNCQGKTYFFKGRNYWRFENGMMDPGFPKSISQGFGQIGHITAALSIPEYRSRKESVIFFKRGGIAQKYTYQVTPNCGKKPRIPVFTVRTRARRQAGAALGQVISISKTWRGFPTMVTSAVSVPSRVKEGYKYYVFSQNKYYSMKMEREKPVILKPVIGPKENSATSFFKCPETQKN; from the exons ATGGCCACATATCTGTCCTTACTGCTGCTGTTTGCATGTGCCTCCACAGGCTCTTCAGATCCAA ATAGCTGTAGGGGTCGTTGTGGAGAAGGCTactacagaggaagtttgtgcCAGTGTGACTACGAGTGTCTGAGCTTAAATGAGTGCTGTACAGACTTTGCGCAGTTGTGTACTACAA AGGACTCATGCAAAGGACGCTGTGGGGAGCCTTTTCATAGGGGCAATCCATGTCACTGTGATATTGACTGTTTCTCATTCAATCAGTGCTGCCCTGATTATGAGAACATGTGCTTGGTGGAAG aaaCCTCTAATGAGGAGATGACCAATGATGAAGGGATGGGAG AAGAGTTAACAATCCCTGAGGATGAAA ATGCAAGCAGCATGCTCCCTGCTGATGAGAACCCAACAGAAGGTCCATCAAGCACAGCACCAACAGAGGGTCCTACTAGCACAGCACCAACAGAAGGTCCATCAAGAACAGAACCAACAGAGGGTCCTACTAGCACAGCACCAACAGAAGGTCCATCAAGCGCAGAACCAACAGAAGGTCCTCCGAGCACAGCACCAACAGAAATTCCATTAAGCGCAGAACCAACAGAGGGTCCGTCAAGTGCAGAACCAACAGAAGGTCCTCCAAGCACAGCACCAACAGAAATTCCATTAAGCGCAGAACCAACAGAGGGTCCGTCAAGTGCAGAACCAACAGAAGGTCCTCCAAGCACAGCACCAACAGAAATTCCATTAAGCGCAGAACCAACAGAGGGTCCGTCAAGTGCAGAACCAACAGAAGGTCCTCCAAGCACAGCACCAACAGAAGTTCCATTAAGCACAGAACCAACAGAAGTTCCATTAAGCGCAGCACCAACAGAGGGTCCTACTAGCACAGCACCAACAGAAGGTCCATCAAGCGCAGAAACAACTGAAGTTCCATCAAGCGCGGAACCAACAGAAGGTCCTCCGAGCACAGCACCAACAGAAGCTCCATTAAACGTAGAACCAACAGAGGGTCCATCAAGCGCAGCACAAACAGAAGGTTCTCCAAGCACAGCACCAACAGAAGGTCCATCAAGCGCAGCACCAACAGAAGGTCCATCAAACTCAGAACCAACAGAAGGTCCTTCAAGCTCAATGCCAACAGAGAGTCCTACTAGCACCGCACCAACAGAAGTTACTTCAAGTGCAGTACCAACAGAACATTCCGTCACTGAAATGACTACCAAGGCACAGAATGAAGACCCAAAGGAATTATCTCACAAGGATCCTAAAGCTACCCCTGTCCCAAAGAAGACGCCATCCGCTCCTGCTCCAgtgaaaccaacaataaaacccattaaaCCTAGCATAGACAAGAATGACAAATCCGAACCAAAAGAACCTCTCAAGGATCCTAGTGGCATTGTTCCAGTCAAACCAGCGGAAAAACCTCTTAACCCTAGCTCAGACAAGAATGGCAAAACAGATAGTATTAAAGATTATCAAGCTG atGATTATGACACTAACCTCTGCAGTGGGCGTCCAGTCAGTGGTTTGACTACTCTCAGAAATGGTACCATTGTGGTGTTCAGAG GACATTATTTTTGGACACTGGACAAACAGAGAAATCCTGATCCTCCTCAGTTAATTAAAAAGGTGTGGGGAATCCCATCTCCCATCGACACGGTTTACACCCGCTGCAACTGCCAGGGCAAAACCTACTTCTTCAAG GGAAGGAACTACTGGAGGTTTGAGAACGGTATGATGGATCCTGGCTTTCCCAAATCCATCAGCCAGGGCTTCGGACAGATTGGCCATATCACAGCTGCTTTATCTATACCAGAGTACAGAAGCAGAAAAGAGTCTGTAATCTTCTTCAAAAGAG GTGGAATAGCACAAAAGTACACATACCAGGTTACTCCAAACTGTGGGAAAAAGCCAAGAATTCCTGTCTTTACAGTGAGGACGAGAGCCAGACGacaagctg GTGCAGCTCTGGGGCAAGTGATCAGTATCTCAAAGACCTGGAGAGGATTTCCGACCATGGTGACCTCAGCCGTGTCTGTTCCCTCAAGGGTGAAAGAGGGATACAAGTATTACGTATTCTCTCAAA ACAAATATTACAGCATGAAAATGGAAAGAGAAAAACCAGTGATCCTAAAACCTGTTATTGGTCCAAAGGAAAACTCCGCAACCAGCTTCTTTAAATGCCCAGAAACCCAGAAAAACTGA
- the prg4b gene encoding proteoglycan 4b isoform X3: protein MATYLSLLLLFACASTGSSDPNSCRGRCGEGYYRGSLCQCDYECLSLNECCTDFAQLCTTKDSCKGRCGEPFHRGNPCHCDIDCFSFNQCCPDYENMCLVEETSNEEMTNDEGMGEELTIPEDESESTPSEGLDASSMLPADENPTEGPSSTAPTEGPTSTAPTEGPSRTEPTEGPTSTAPTEGPSSAEPTEGPPSTAPTEIPLSAEPTEGPSSAEPTEGPPSTAPTEIPLSAEPTEGPSSAEPTEGPPSTAPTEIPLSAEPTEGPSSAEPTEGPPSTAPTEVPLSTEPTEVPLSAAPTEGPTSTAPTEGPSSAETTEVPSSAEPTEGPPSTAPTEAPLNVEPTEGPSSAAQTEGSPSTAPTEGPSSAAPTEGPSNSEPTEGPSSSMPTESPTSTAPTEVTSSAVPTEHSVTEMTTKAQNEDPKELSHKDPKATPVPKKTPSAPAPVKPTIKPIKPSIDKNDKSEPKEPLKDPSGIVPVKPAEKPLNPSSDKNGKTDSIKDYQADDYDTNLCSGRPVSGLTTLRNGTIVVFRGHYFWTLDKQRNPDPPQLIKKVWGIPSPIDTVYTRCNCQGKTYFFKGRNYWRFENGMMDPGFPKSISQGFGQIGHITAALSIPEYRSRKESVIFFKRGGIAQKYTYQVTPNCGKKPRIPVFTVRTRARRQAGAALGQVISISKTWRGFPTMVTSAVSVPSRVKEGYKYYVFSQNKYYSMKMEREKPVILKPVIGPKENSATSFFKCPETQKN, encoded by the exons ATGGCCACATATCTGTCCTTACTGCTGCTGTTTGCATGTGCCTCCACAGGCTCTTCAGATCCAA ATAGCTGTAGGGGTCGTTGTGGAGAAGGCTactacagaggaagtttgtgcCAGTGTGACTACGAGTGTCTGAGCTTAAATGAGTGCTGTACAGACTTTGCGCAGTTGTGTACTACAA AGGACTCATGCAAAGGACGCTGTGGGGAGCCTTTTCATAGGGGCAATCCATGTCACTGTGATATTGACTGTTTCTCATTCAATCAGTGCTGCCCTGATTATGAGAACATGTGCTTGGTGGAAG aaaCCTCTAATGAGGAGATGACCAATGATGAAGGGATGGGAG AAGAGTTAACAATCCCTGAGGATGAAAGTGAGTCCACACCTTCTGAGGGCCTTG ATGCAAGCAGCATGCTCCCTGCTGATGAGAACCCAACAGAAGGTCCATCAAGCACAGCACCAACAGAGGGTCCTACTAGCACAGCACCAACAGAAGGTCCATCAAGAACAGAACCAACAGAGGGTCCTACTAGCACAGCACCAACAGAAGGTCCATCAAGCGCAGAACCAACAGAAGGTCCTCCGAGCACAGCACCAACAGAAATTCCATTAAGCGCAGAACCAACAGAGGGTCCGTCAAGTGCAGAACCAACAGAAGGTCCTCCAAGCACAGCACCAACAGAAATTCCATTAAGCGCAGAACCAACAGAGGGTCCGTCAAGTGCAGAACCAACAGAAGGTCCTCCAAGCACAGCACCAACAGAAATTCCATTAAGCGCAGAACCAACAGAGGGTCCGTCAAGTGCAGAACCAACAGAAGGTCCTCCAAGCACAGCACCAACAGAAGTTCCATTAAGCACAGAACCAACAGAAGTTCCATTAAGCGCAGCACCAACAGAGGGTCCTACTAGCACAGCACCAACAGAAGGTCCATCAAGCGCAGAAACAACTGAAGTTCCATCAAGCGCGGAACCAACAGAAGGTCCTCCGAGCACAGCACCAACAGAAGCTCCATTAAACGTAGAACCAACAGAGGGTCCATCAAGCGCAGCACAAACAGAAGGTTCTCCAAGCACAGCACCAACAGAAGGTCCATCAAGCGCAGCACCAACAGAAGGTCCATCAAACTCAGAACCAACAGAAGGTCCTTCAAGCTCAATGCCAACAGAGAGTCCTACTAGCACCGCACCAACAGAAGTTACTTCAAGTGCAGTACCAACAGAACATTCCGTCACTGAAATGACTACCAAGGCACAGAATGAAGACCCAAAGGAATTATCTCACAAGGATCCTAAAGCTACCCCTGTCCCAAAGAAGACGCCATCCGCTCCTGCTCCAgtgaaaccaacaataaaacccattaaaCCTAGCATAGACAAGAATGACAAATCCGAACCAAAAGAACCTCTCAAGGATCCTAGTGGCATTGTTCCAGTCAAACCAGCGGAAAAACCTCTTAACCCTAGCTCAGACAAGAATGGCAAAACAGATAGTATTAAAGATTATCAAGCTG atGATTATGACACTAACCTCTGCAGTGGGCGTCCAGTCAGTGGTTTGACTACTCTCAGAAATGGTACCATTGTGGTGTTCAGAG GACATTATTTTTGGACACTGGACAAACAGAGAAATCCTGATCCTCCTCAGTTAATTAAAAAGGTGTGGGGAATCCCATCTCCCATCGACACGGTTTACACCCGCTGCAACTGCCAGGGCAAAACCTACTTCTTCAAG GGAAGGAACTACTGGAGGTTTGAGAACGGTATGATGGATCCTGGCTTTCCCAAATCCATCAGCCAGGGCTTCGGACAGATTGGCCATATCACAGCTGCTTTATCTATACCAGAGTACAGAAGCAGAAAAGAGTCTGTAATCTTCTTCAAAAGAG GTGGAATAGCACAAAAGTACACATACCAGGTTACTCCAAACTGTGGGAAAAAGCCAAGAATTCCTGTCTTTACAGTGAGGACGAGAGCCAGACGacaagctg GTGCAGCTCTGGGGCAAGTGATCAGTATCTCAAAGACCTGGAGAGGATTTCCGACCATGGTGACCTCAGCCGTGTCTGTTCCCTCAAGGGTGAAAGAGGGATACAAGTATTACGTATTCTCTCAAA ACAAATATTACAGCATGAAAATGGAAAGAGAAAAACCAGTGATCCTAAAACCTGTTATTGGTCCAAAGGAAAACTCCGCAACCAGCTTCTTTAAATGCCCAGAAACCCAGAAAAACTGA
- the prg4b gene encoding proteoglycan 4b isoform X1 — protein sequence MATYLSLLLLFACASTGSSDPNSCRGRCGEGYYRGSLCQCDYECLSLNECCTDFAQLCTTKDSCKGRCGEPFHRGNPCHCDIDCFSFNQCCPDYENMCLVEDTALKPRKTATAAQRTANLCLNIKNKKSTETSNEEMTNDEGMGEELTIPEDESESTPSEGLDASSMLPADENPTEGPSSTAPTEGPTSTAPTEGPSRTEPTEGPTSTAPTEGPSSAEPTEGPPSTAPTEIPLSAEPTEGPSSAEPTEGPPSTAPTEIPLSAEPTEGPSSAEPTEGPPSTAPTEIPLSAEPTEGPSSAEPTEGPPSTAPTEVPLSTEPTEVPLSAAPTEGPTSTAPTEGPSSAETTEVPSSAEPTEGPPSTAPTEAPLNVEPTEGPSSAAQTEGSPSTAPTEGPSSAAPTEGPSNSEPTEGPSSSMPTESPTSTAPTEVTSSAVPTEHSVTEMTTKAQNEDPKELSHKDPKATPVPKKTPSAPAPVKPTIKPIKPSIDKNDKSEPKEPLKDPSGIVPVKPAEKPLNPSSDKNGKTDSIKDYQADDYDTNLCSGRPVSGLTTLRNGTIVVFRGHYFWTLDKQRNPDPPQLIKKVWGIPSPIDTVYTRCNCQGKTYFFKGRNYWRFENGMMDPGFPKSISQGFGQIGHITAALSIPEYRSRKESVIFFKRGGIAQKYTYQVTPNCGKKPRIPVFTVRTRARRQAGAALGQVISISKTWRGFPTMVTSAVSVPSRVKEGYKYYVFSQNKYYSMKMEREKPVILKPVIGPKENSATSFFKCPETQKN from the exons ATGGCCACATATCTGTCCTTACTGCTGCTGTTTGCATGTGCCTCCACAGGCTCTTCAGATCCAA ATAGCTGTAGGGGTCGTTGTGGAGAAGGCTactacagaggaagtttgtgcCAGTGTGACTACGAGTGTCTGAGCTTAAATGAGTGCTGTACAGACTTTGCGCAGTTGTGTACTACAA AGGACTCATGCAAAGGACGCTGTGGGGAGCCTTTTCATAGGGGCAATCCATGTCACTGTGATATTGACTGTTTCTCATTCAATCAGTGCTGCCCTGATTATGAGAACATGTGCTTGGTGGAAG ATACTGCCTTAAAACCAAGAAAAACTGCCACCGCAGCTCAAAGGACTGCTAACTTATGCCTAAacataaagaataaaaaatctACAG aaaCCTCTAATGAGGAGATGACCAATGATGAAGGGATGGGAG AAGAGTTAACAATCCCTGAGGATGAAAGTGAGTCCACACCTTCTGAGGGCCTTG ATGCAAGCAGCATGCTCCCTGCTGATGAGAACCCAACAGAAGGTCCATCAAGCACAGCACCAACAGAGGGTCCTACTAGCACAGCACCAACAGAAGGTCCATCAAGAACAGAACCAACAGAGGGTCCTACTAGCACAGCACCAACAGAAGGTCCATCAAGCGCAGAACCAACAGAAGGTCCTCCGAGCACAGCACCAACAGAAATTCCATTAAGCGCAGAACCAACAGAGGGTCCGTCAAGTGCAGAACCAACAGAAGGTCCTCCAAGCACAGCACCAACAGAAATTCCATTAAGCGCAGAACCAACAGAGGGTCCGTCAAGTGCAGAACCAACAGAAGGTCCTCCAAGCACAGCACCAACAGAAATTCCATTAAGCGCAGAACCAACAGAGGGTCCGTCAAGTGCAGAACCAACAGAAGGTCCTCCAAGCACAGCACCAACAGAAGTTCCATTAAGCACAGAACCAACAGAAGTTCCATTAAGCGCAGCACCAACAGAGGGTCCTACTAGCACAGCACCAACAGAAGGTCCATCAAGCGCAGAAACAACTGAAGTTCCATCAAGCGCGGAACCAACAGAAGGTCCTCCGAGCACAGCACCAACAGAAGCTCCATTAAACGTAGAACCAACAGAGGGTCCATCAAGCGCAGCACAAACAGAAGGTTCTCCAAGCACAGCACCAACAGAAGGTCCATCAAGCGCAGCACCAACAGAAGGTCCATCAAACTCAGAACCAACAGAAGGTCCTTCAAGCTCAATGCCAACAGAGAGTCCTACTAGCACCGCACCAACAGAAGTTACTTCAAGTGCAGTACCAACAGAACATTCCGTCACTGAAATGACTACCAAGGCACAGAATGAAGACCCAAAGGAATTATCTCACAAGGATCCTAAAGCTACCCCTGTCCCAAAGAAGACGCCATCCGCTCCTGCTCCAgtgaaaccaacaataaaacccattaaaCCTAGCATAGACAAGAATGACAAATCCGAACCAAAAGAACCTCTCAAGGATCCTAGTGGCATTGTTCCAGTCAAACCAGCGGAAAAACCTCTTAACCCTAGCTCAGACAAGAATGGCAAAACAGATAGTATTAAAGATTATCAAGCTG atGATTATGACACTAACCTCTGCAGTGGGCGTCCAGTCAGTGGTTTGACTACTCTCAGAAATGGTACCATTGTGGTGTTCAGAG GACATTATTTTTGGACACTGGACAAACAGAGAAATCCTGATCCTCCTCAGTTAATTAAAAAGGTGTGGGGAATCCCATCTCCCATCGACACGGTTTACACCCGCTGCAACTGCCAGGGCAAAACCTACTTCTTCAAG GGAAGGAACTACTGGAGGTTTGAGAACGGTATGATGGATCCTGGCTTTCCCAAATCCATCAGCCAGGGCTTCGGACAGATTGGCCATATCACAGCTGCTTTATCTATACCAGAGTACAGAAGCAGAAAAGAGTCTGTAATCTTCTTCAAAAGAG GTGGAATAGCACAAAAGTACACATACCAGGTTACTCCAAACTGTGGGAAAAAGCCAAGAATTCCTGTCTTTACAGTGAGGACGAGAGCCAGACGacaagctg GTGCAGCTCTGGGGCAAGTGATCAGTATCTCAAAGACCTGGAGAGGATTTCCGACCATGGTGACCTCAGCCGTGTCTGTTCCCTCAAGGGTGAAAGAGGGATACAAGTATTACGTATTCTCTCAAA ACAAATATTACAGCATGAAAATGGAAAGAGAAAAACCAGTGATCCTAAAACCTGTTATTGGTCCAAAGGAAAACTCCGCAACCAGCTTCTTTAAATGCCCAGAAACCCAGAAAAACTGA